The Castor canadensis chromosome 13, mCasCan1.hap1v2, whole genome shotgun sequence genome has a window encoding:
- the C13H9orf40 gene encoding uncharacterized protein C9orf40 homolog, with the protein MAKRRAAEPLTFHVPWKRLLLCDFTEEPPPPPLWVPPSGTAHPGQPRKRKIDAGAMTELSVSPSKRRGSGDSDVPGGEEPASRGLETGEPSQSPLPGRPRGPGEELRDARPPRGGGDDEAGRAGPRRGDWGAAPRQHNEEFWQYNTFQYWRNPLPPIDLADIEDVSEDNLTETTLQGKNEVVEIDMES; encoded by the exons ATGGCCAAGCGGCGTGCGGCTGAGCCGCTGACGTTCCACGTGCCCTGGAAGCGGCTCCTGCTCTGCGACTTCACCgaggagccgccgccgccgccgctctgGGTCCCGCCGTCGGGGACCGCGCACCCCGGGCAGCCCCGAAAGCGGAAAATCGACGCGGGGGCCATGACAGAGCTTTCGGTTTCGCCCAGCAAGCGCCGAGGCAGCGGGGACAGCGACGTCCCGGGGGGCGAGGAGCCTGCAAGTCGCGGGCTGGAGACCGGCGAGCCGTCGCAGTCGCCCTTGCCCGGGCGGCCCCGCGGGCCGGGGGAGGAGCTGCGGGACGCCCGGCCCCCGAGGGGCGGTGGCGACGACGAGGCGGGGCGCGCAGGGCCCCGGCGGGGAGACTGGGGGGCCGCACCGCGCCAG cACAATGAAGAATTTTGGCAGTATAACACGTTCCAGTACTGGAGGAATCCTTTACCACCTATTGACCTGGCAGACATTGAAGATGTAAGTGAAGACAACCTGACAGAAACAACACTTCAGGGCAAGAATGAAGTGGTTGAGATTGATATGGAATCCTGA